TTGAAGAGGGCAAGTATTGTGCGTGAAAAAAAATATTATGAATTAGTGGAACAATTAAAAGACAGAACACAAGATGTAACATTTTCGGCTACAAAAGCACTAAGTCTTCTTATGCTGTTCAGCAGGTATTTGGTCAATTACACCAATGTCGAAACAGTAAATGAAATCGATGAAGAGTGTGCCAAGCATTATTTTAATTATTTAATGAAAAATCATAAGCGATTAGGAATCAATCTGACAGATATCAAAAGGTCGATGCACCTGATCAGCGGTTTATTGGATGTGGATGTGAACCATTATTTAAAGGATTTTTCACTATCGAATGTCACGCTGTGGATGACGCAGGAGGGTTAAACCATCCTGAGGATATCCAAGCCATTTAATATTTGATAGAATATGAGTAACATGTTTGGCTTGAGGCGGTGAAAAAGATAGTGTCTGTTCAATGGGGATTTGAACTGTTAAAAAGTGCGGGCCTGTTCTTCTTACACCCGCTTTTCTGGTTTTTTATCATGATAAGCCTTGCTTTCGGCTATGTGAGAATCAAACGGGAACGAAGAACCTTTCATACAAAAATAGCCGATATTTATGACGACCTGACATTCACTTATACAAAGGGATTGATTCCAGGACTCCTTTTGTCAGTTGTTTTAGGCGTACTAGGCATCTCGATTCCTCTCGGTGTACTTGCAATTATTGCCGTTATCACTGCGGCGGCAGCGCTCACTCTTCGCGCAAACTGGATGTCTGCTGCATATATCGTCGGTGTGAGTATGCTGATAGGTTTTGGACTGCAAATCAATCAAGCGGAACCTTTTCTAGAGAGATTTCCGCAAGGCTTTGCGGTCGTTTGGCCGGCTATGGCTGTGTTTTTGGGCTTGTTGGTTATCATTGAAGGAGTAGTAGCTTATCGCTCTGCACATGTGAGAACATCACCGGCACTTGTGGTGAGCAGCCGCGGTTTGCCGATCGGCCAGCAACTGGCAAACCGGATATGGCTTTTGCCGCTGTTCCTTCTCGTTCCGGGAAACGGATTAGAATCGCACCTTAGCTGGTGGCCAGTGTTTACTGTTCCCGGCGGGTCATTCCATTTTCTGTGGATTCCTTACTTTGTCGGATTCGGGCAACGCGTGCAGGGGTCGCTGCCTGAAACGAGCATCAGGATCACAGCGAAACGCATTTGTATTCTCGGTCTTGCCGTCACCGCTCTCGGTGCAGCGAGCTTACTGTGGACGCCGCTTGCGGGTGCCGCCGTCATTACCGCTTTGTTAGGACGTGTTTTTCTGTCCATTAAACAAAGAGTGAACGATAACGCGGCTCCGTTTTATTTCTCAAAACGTGATCAAGGCTTAATGGTGCTTGGGATTATACCAAATACGCCGGCTGAGGATCTGGAATTGAAAATTGGGGAAATCATTACGAAAGTGAATGGCATACCCGTTAAGAACGTATCCGATTTTTATGAAGCGCTCCAGC
The Bacillus vallismortis genome window above contains:
- a CDS encoding S1C family serine protease; the protein is MSVQWGFELLKSAGLFFLHPLFWFFIMISLAFGYVRIKRERRTFHTKIADIYDDLTFTYTKGLIPGLLLSVVLGVLGISIPLGVLAIIAVITAAAALTLRANWMSAAYIVGVSMLIGFGLQINQAEPFLERFPQGFAVVWPAMAVFLGLLVIIEGVVAYRSAHVRTSPALVVSSRGLPIGQQLANRIWLLPLFLLVPGNGLESHLSWWPVFTVPGGSFHFLWIPYFVGFGQRVQGSLPETSIRITAKRICILGLAVTALGAASLLWTPLAGAAVITALLGRVFLSIKQRVNDNAAPFYFSKRDQGLMVLGIIPNTPAEDLELKIGEIITKVNGIPVKNVSDFYEALQHNRAYVKLEIIGLNGEIRFDQRASYEGEHHELGILFVKDEREGEAAALSGS
- the swrA gene encoding swarming motility protein SwrAA, yielding MKRASIVREKKYYELVEQLKDRTQDVTFSATKALSLLMLFSRYLVNYTNVETVNEIDEECAKHYFNYLMKNHKRLGINLTDIKRSMHLISGLLDVDVNHYLKDFSLSNVTLWMTQEG